TTTTTGTTTGAAGGTCTCTTCCGTGAAGCTTTTGACTGTTTGACGGCGGCACAAGACTCTGGTTGAACAGAAGGAGAGACATTATTCCCTGAGGTTTGATAGGATGGAGGACTGGAACCCATAGGTGCTTGTTCTTGATGACCTTTGATGCGATCTAGAGATGTCTGACTGAGTTCAGAAGTTGAGGAAGAGCAAGTGTCCACCAGATGAACCATTGGTGACTGTACAGAAGGACACACACTGACTCTGCATGATGGCGACTGAGCTGAAGTCTCCGTCTGAGGGGCTGATTCAGAGCTCATGTCATCTGGTTTAGATTTCTGAGACGAGCAGGGAGAAGCAGGACATGGAGGAGACCCAGAAACAGGGAGGTCATTGGATGAGGATGGAAAACTCCTTTGAAAGCTACTTGGTTCCTTCAAAAATTCCTCAGCCGACAGTTTACTTGTTGAACCTTTCAAGGCCTGTCTGTACTTCCGTGAAAGTTTCGTGGTAGTGGGTGCATTCTGTGGATCAGGCAGTCTCTTCTCGTCTGAACAAGTATCTGGTTGAATAGATATGGGGCTATCAATCCCTGAGGTTTGATGGGACAGATGAGAGCTGGAACCTAAAATCACCTGATGGTGATTACATATGTTACAAGCAGGAGACATTTGATTGGaattaaaagcagaagaagaggtgATATCATCCAGTTGGACCACGGGCGACAGCAGTGAAGGCAGTGGATCATATCTGATTGATGAGGGCTGAAGACAAGCTTCTGCCTGACTGTTAGATTCTGAGCTCATCATATCCTCTGGGTTTTCTAATTCATGTGCCTGAAACACTGAAGTTGAAACATGATGTCTACCTGGCAGAAAGTTACTTGGATCCTTTGGAAACTCATCAGATGAAGGTTCACTTGATGAGCAGCTGATGGTTTGTCTGAACTTGTGTGAGAGTCTGGAATAAGTGTGTCCCGTTTGTGGCAGATCAGTGGTGTCCATGTGCTCACCCTGACACGTCTTCTCAGGTGAACAAGTTTCTTCTTGAAGTGACGCCGTGTCTTTGTTACCTGATGTTTGGCAGGGGGGATTCAAACTACAACCTGAAAGTGAAGGTGTGTTCCTACATATgttgtctggacatgttgaactGGGTTTAAAAGCTAAAGAGGAGGTGACGTCGACTGTCGGGACCACCGAGGAAGGCAGATTGTCCCTGGACAAAGAGGAGCGATCGTCTGATCTGGAGCACCCGGGTTCACGTGTCTGACCAGCTGCGGGACAAACGGCGTTCTGCGAAGGCGGTCGATCGGAGGGACTGGGGACGAGGTTGGACGGGGTGAGGTCCTGCGATGAGGAAGTGGACGAGGACGACGGGAACAGAGGCGGGGACGAAGAAACGTTGGAGCAGTCGTCCGGACACTCCTGTAAGATGCTCCTCACCCAGCGCTTGTGTTTGGAGCAGAACTGACGGATGTCCTCAGTTTTCCTGTTCCTCTTTAAGACCAAAGCACCACCTTCATGTGAGTGGCCGATCCCTGTGAAAACCGAGTCTCTCTTCAACAAaacctcctcttcacctctgaAACTCTCTGGCTGAGCCTTTGGGGCAGTTTTTCCATCTACAGCAGATGTCGACAGTCGAGAGATTTTGACTTTCTCTTCAGGTGGTTGACAGACTCCGTCTGGGTGACAGGAGGTGGCGTCTGAAGGAACAGAGAGGAATCGGGTGTTGATTGAAGACGATGACCCTTCAAATACTTTTCTTGcctttttgaatttctttaatctATCATcactaatttctttttttaatccttttttcaGTCATCATATGACAAACCTAATCCACACATTTTAGtaagtttttttaatgacatttttgtCATAATCACAATAATAGTTTtgatttttgtaatatttttatgtttatatAATGACTGTATCaaagtttaattaaaataaaaaaaatcattgatcTTGAATATAATATTAGATACTGAAATTTGTATAATATTACAATACTTCAAACTGAGTTTTGTGCACC
Above is a window of Salarias fasciatus chromosome 7, fSalaFa1.1, whole genome shotgun sequence DNA encoding:
- the LOC115391973 gene encoding uncharacterized protein LOC115391973, whose amino-acid sequence is MDAGEPAGSSRSFPSCSLLIIEHVWCHNMMDILQAVGTSCWPDLDLQSLSLEESWRLRVASARVFSMVENRDVARFERVVGFLEVTHQLLPGLVSAIKHMKIMFGLKTLVIMKMLRDGQGTIDTVSKINQFFPNKLPQYQNHCSQREMFLMRKNHMDFKALAQGLTLDKNRLQEYIQSQMEEQYGERYAQKVEDRLLQYLRELEAALPRETHIDRILKKQNPVTEEEKLLLDVITSDHTTIAATLKRLLHCDATSCHPDGVCQPPEEKVKISRLSTSAVDGKTAPKAQPESFRGEEEVLLKRDSVFTGIGHSHEGGALVLKRNRKTEDIRQFCSKHKRWVRSILQECPDDCSNVSSSPPLFPSSSSTSSSQDLTPSNLVPSPSDRPPSQNAVCPAAGQTREPGCSRSDDRSSLSRDNLPSSVVPTVDVTSSLAFKPSSTCPDNICRNTPSLSGCSLNPPCQTSGNKDTASLQEETCSPEKTCQGEHMDTTDLPQTGHTYSRLSHKFRQTISCSSSEPSSDEFPKDPSNFLPGRHHVSTSVFQAHELENPEDMMSSESNSQAEACLQPSSIRYDPLPSLLSPVVQLDDITSSSAFNSNQMSPACNICNHHQVILGSSSHLSHQTSGIDSPISIQPDTCSDEKRLPDPQNAPTTTKLSRKYRQALKGSTSKLSAEEFLKEPSSFQRSFPSSSNDLPVSGSPPCPASPCSSQKSKPDDMSSESAPQTETSAQSPSCRVSVCPSVQSPMVHLVDTCSSSTSELSQTSLDRIKGHQEQAPMGSSPPSYQTSGNNVSPSVQPESCAAVKQSKASRKRPSNKKAAKYTSVFQNECPPSPHDHSVSAANTSNRDKITSGSSAQTVSPPQPGDNLLPSVLMPVVRLVDIYSYLNFKPNQPSPHDFVRYSTSRTPSGSGPPPRRTSREKVLPSVQLKTLSDVKTPPESQDLPLMPHKVSKLSSKFRKMFSNGTKLQISSRTSADDINISGLPACEASASTPQSFCHGDKNVSTRSSRRDIRHRPQTHTRSRLQTKPSINPPLRLSLQSQASVLQSDMLQPYVSLTRLKADEFQPTGASTKPKREEEDLDSSFDLNELYSDSSDSDVKEDPDPDYKPSLKKKRLLLEYENAKMASNT